Proteins encoded together in one Glandiceps talaboti chromosome 11, keGlaTala1.1, whole genome shotgun sequence window:
- the LOC144442046 gene encoding cx9C motif-containing protein 4-like, which translates to MSQPQKKTEPCKKYACEIQRCLKAHKYNETACRDVIRQMAKCCEKFGTEDSDCCSGFKHAHGTYLKSLGLKM; encoded by the exons ATGTCACAGCCTCAGAAGAAGACAGAACCCTGTAAAAAATATGCTTGTGAAATTCAGAGATGTTTGAAAG CTCACAAGTACAATGAAACAGCCTGTAGAGATGTGATTCGGCAGATGGCAAAATGTTGTGAGAAATTTGGTACTGAAGACTCGGATTGCTGCTCAGGATTCAAACATGCACATGGAACATACCTGAAAAGTCTTGGacttaaaatgtga
- the LOC144441935 gene encoding EF-hand domain-containing family member C2-like: MSLPFLPGNSFNSKLGQENHRKSHHFDYTNDVSMLVGEHKPGIGGQRLLGQKPKPRHSNIPRGEGNAAPAWVAFDRQVLCFDGYFQEAVHEKREEQFRIRKCRVYFYLEDDSIQVTEPQVKNSGIPQGTLIRRHRIPLPPPNDDQYYTVEDFNVGKEITFYSRTFKITNCDQFTYNFLRKLGVRVTLPDDIPSDPYTEHRKDMDFTQQPLRPYEKVDTLKQFLDHDRHVLRFYCYWDDTDNMFGDSREMILHYFLADDTIEIREVIPANSGRDAAPMFLRRARLPKQAPESLRQPGEVTGRTVLNVFGPMGQGGRYILDSLKTGAVQTDYYKDSDLQIGSVLNVWGRKYVLCDCDDFTKEYYSTKYGLANFAPIKYKGDPMPRQGKQWPPYNGFGSEEDSLCSCMGLLPKPPRRDFVKFMERDRHGLDSNVLRYVARLDTTKPIDMDRRFIISYFLSDDTIAVFEPPQRNSGIIGGKFLERGRVKKPNQPRFSTTLSEYYQASDLYVGSRVDFNCHMFILTDADEYALRYMEKQAGEFPVADIGKIISKLKSFGQANVEHIADFFRRNDPENQGKVQYEQFRNLLVQIASSNLTDHEIITVARYFSDRQEEKVDLSVLVSIAQEQLRKNNFEIFGKLIETFTHQDTDSSGYIDPEQIRQVCHAFHVPIPDDLLRTIISRMEMNEQGQVNYANVVRLLNWRENPITNVKYTQPPMSLDQTWTGNKPSDGIQYVNYVALMQTLFGEAKQ; encoded by the exons ATGTCGTTGCCATTTCTACCGGGAAACTCCTTCAATTCCAAA CTTGGACAGGAGAATCACCGCAAATCCCACCACTTTGACTACACCAATGATGTATCTATGTTAGTTGGTGAACATAAACCAGGTATTGGTGGACAGAGACTTCTAGGCCAGAAACCCAAACCAAGACATAGCAACATCCCTAGGGGTGAAGGCAACGCTGCACCAGCATGGGTTGCCTTTGACAGACAAGTGTTGTGTTTTGATGGCTACTTCCAAGAAGCTGTCCATGAGAAGAGGGAAGAACAGTTCAGGATAAGGAAATGTAGAGTTTATTTCTATTTAGAAGATGACTCTATCCAGGTGACAGAACCACAAGTAAAGAATAGTGGTATCCCACAAG GTACCCTGATCAGACGCCATCGTATTCCACTGCCTCCACCAAATGACGACCAATATTACACAGTAGAAGATTTCAATGTTGGCAAGGAAATCACCTTCTATTCACGTACTTTCAAGATTACAAACTGTGATCAGTTTACATACAACTTTCTGCGTAAACTTGGTGTGAGGGTTACCTTACCCGATGATATACCAAGTGATCCTTACACAGAGCATAGGAAAGAC ATGGATTTCACTCAGCAACCTCTACGTCCCTATGAAAAAGTTGACACACTCAAACAGTTCTTGGATCATGATCGTCATGTACTACGTTTCTACTGTTACTGGGATGACACTGATAATATGTTTGGAGATTCTCGTGAGATGATTCTCCACTATTTCCTCGCTGATGATACCATTGAGATCCGTGAAGTTATTCCAGCTAATTCTGGTCGCGATGCAGCTCCAATGTTTCTGCGTCGTGCTCGTTTGCCGAAACAAGCACCAGAGTCATTACGACAACCAGGTGAAGTGACTGGCCGTACAGTGCTGAATGTATTTGGACCCATGGGACAGGGTGGAAGATATATCCTTGATAGTTTGAAG ACTGGTGCTGTACAAACTGATTATTACAAGGACAGTGATCTTCAAATTGGTTCCGTCCTCAATGTTTGGGGAAGAAAGTACGTCCTGTGTGACTGTGATGACtttactaaggaatattatagCACCAAGTATGGTCTTG CTAACTTTGCTCCAATCAAATACAAGGGTGATCCAATGCCAAGACAAGGCAAACAATGGCCACCATACAATGGATTTGGATCTGAGGAAGACTCATTATGTTCATGTATGGGTCTCCTACCTAAGCCACCACGTAGAGACTTTGTCAAATTTATGGAGAGAGACAG ACATGGACTTGACAGCAACGTGCTGCGATACGTGGCTCGTCTGGATACAACTAAACCCATTGATATGGATAGAAGGTTTATCATTTCATACTTCTTATCAGATGATACTATTGCTGTATTTGAACCACCACAAAGAAACTCAG GTATCATTGGAGGTAAATTCTTGGAGAGAGGTCGTGTCAAGAAACCTAACCAGCCACGATTCAGCACCACATTATCTGAATACTACCAGGCTTCAGATCTGTATGTTGGTAGTCGAGTTGACTTCAATTGTCATATGTTTATACTTACTGATGCAGATGAATATGCTCTTCGTTACATGGAGAAACAAGCTGGAGAA TTTCCTGTTGCTGACATTGGAAAAATTATAAGCAAACTGAAGAGCTTTGGACAAGCTAATGTTGAACACATTGCTGATTTCTTCAGAAGGAATGACCCAGAAAACCAAGGCAAAGTACAGTATGAACAGTTTAG AAACTTACTGGTACAGATTGCCAGTAGCAATCTAACAGATCATGAAATCATCACCGTAGCACGTTACTTCAGTGACAGACAAGAAGAGAAGGTGGACCTTAGTGTTCTTGTGTCTATTGCACAAGAACAGCTCCGTAAAAACAACTTTGAGATCTTTGGTAAATTGATAGAGACTTTCACCCATCAAGACACCGATAGTTCTGGTTACATTGATCCTGAACAAATCCGACAGGTCTGCCATGCTTTCCATGTGCCCATCCCAGATGATCTTCTCCGGACAATAATTTCAAG AATGGAGATGAATGAGCAAGGTCAAGTTAACTATGCCAACGTTGTCAGACTCCTGAACTGGAGAGAGAATCCAATCACTAACGTCAAATACACACAGCCTCCAATGTCACTAGACCAGACGTGGACAGGAAACAAACCTTCTGATGGTATCCAGTATGTCAACTATGTTGCCCTCATGCAGACACTGTTTGGTGAGGCAAAGCAATAA
- the LOC144442446 gene encoding EF-hand domain-containing family member C2-like, which translates to MIVSMPGKGDGDVDTESEASKSIPPFLPGFPHPLNSPHLLRENFRKSQHFDYSDGVGQWVGRRKPGIGGEPILGQVPRSRRSQLRGTDRSLPSWVTYDKKILCFDAYFQEPVFLASERYRVRKCKIKLFLADDTIQVVEPETRNSGMPQGRFLSKHRIRKPPPNDHEFYTVDDLNIGEVVTFYDRQFNITGCDKFTKQFLEDMDKEVKTPETSPKDPYQNWRDNEMDYYAVKSKRPYQSVDNLKQFLEHDREVLRFNCYWDDRDSLYGDKRNMVLLYYLSDDSIEIREVLPPNSGRELLGRTFLHRSQVPKPKGDYLLPTVGGKNGQLVLNVLGSGRRQRVMVDNSYPGPNYQEHYKDSDLMIGRTVNVWGRKFYLYDCDPYTKEHYKSKYGLANLNPVQAGTPSKPYRKSSDVPPYNGYGTEEDSLNNCFPSPLILKRADKDLKKFISKNNVVLRFSARLETTNPNHVDRRFIISSYLEDDTVAVFEPPSRNSGFITGKFLERGKVIKPNQDRFGTKHLAYYTGTDFFVGAHVKFNYHDFYIMDADEYTLGYMEEHSDEFPVADITNIKEKIQNVASKNVEEVKKFFTKYDYKQSGKVPFELFRSLLIKVAGAELTDHEILTVARHYRLEERAETSLDAILSQAHDFMRKYNFDNFRKIETLCFHRDIDRKGWLHPEQIKSVCHSLKMPVPDEILADIWSKMENDDFGRINYYDFIKFINWRENPVQGRASSEDLNQVQQQQRASSSVNYKALMADLYGQ; encoded by the exons ATGATCGTCAGCATGCCAGGGAAAGGTGACGGGGACGTAGATACGGAATCCGAAGCCAGTAAATCCATACCACCGTTTCTACCGGGATTCCCTCATCCGCTGAATTCACCTCAC CTTTTGAGAGAAAATTTCCGAAAGTCTCAACATTTCGATTACTCCGACGGTGTAGGACAATGGGTCGGACGACGAAAACCCGGCATCGGTGGAGAACCAATTTTAGGACAAGTTCCACGATCGAGAAGAAGTCAGCTCCGTGGAACGGACAGATCATTACCATCCTGGGTGACGTATGACAAGAAAATTCTGTGTTTTGATGCTTATTTCCAAGAACCGGTGTTTCTTGCAAGTGAACGTTACAGGGTCagaaaatgcaaaataaaattgttcCTGGCGGACGATACTATTCAAGTGGTAGAACCCGAAACGAGAAACAGTGGAATGCCGCAAG GACGATTTCTGAGTAAACATAGAATTCGTAAACCTCCACCAAACGACCACGAATTCTACACTGTAGACGATTTGAACATCGGAGAAGTAGTCACGTTCTATGACCGACAGTTTAACATTACTGGGTGTGATAAATTCACCAAACAGTTTCTTGAAGATATGGACAAGGAAGTGAAAACACCTGAGACTTCGCCGAAGGATCCTTATCAGAACTGGCGAGATAAC GAGATGGACTACTACGCTGTGAAATCAAAACGTCCATACCAAAGTGTCGACAATCTAAAACAGTTCCTTGAACACGACCGTGAAGTGTTACGTTTTAATTGCTATTGGGACGACAGAGACTCGCTATATGGAGACAAACGTAACATGGTATTACTGTACTATTTATCCGACGACTCCATTGAAATTCGTGAGGTTCTTCCACCAAACTCCGGTAGGGAACTGCTTGGTCGGACTTTTCTTCATCGGTCACAGGTGCCCAAACCGAAGGGTGACTATTTGTTACCGACGGTGGGTGGCAAAAATGGTCAGTTGGTACTCAATGTGCTTGGTAGCGGTCGGAGACAACGCGTTATGGTGGACAACTCATAC CCTGGTCCAAATTACCAAGAACATTATAAAGACAGCGATCTCATGATTGGTAGGACAGTCAACGTGTGGGGGCGCAAGTTCTACTTGTACGATTGTGACCCATACACCAAAGAACACTACAAGTCTAAATATGGACTAG CAAATTTAAACCCTGTCCAAGCAGGCACACCAAGCAAACCTTACAGGAAATCATCAGATGTACCGCCGTATAACGGATACGGCACTGAGGAAGATTCCCTTAATAACTGCTTCCCTAGTCCACTGATTTTAAAGAGAGCTGACAAAGACTTGAAGAAGTTCATATCAAAGAATAATGTAGTACTTAGATTCAGTGCTAGATTGGAGACTACCAACCCTAATCATGTCGACAGAAGGTTCATCATCTCATCATATTTAGAAGATGACACAGTTGCAGTTTTTGAGCCACCAAGTAGGAATTCTG GTTTTATTACAGGTAAATTCCTAGAAAGGGGTAAAGTTATAAAGCCAAACCAAGATAGATTTGGAACCAAACATCTAGCGTACTACACAGGTACCGACTTCTTTGTTGGAGCACATGTAAAATTCAACTATCATGATTTTTATATTATGGATGCAGATGAATATACACTTGGTTACATGGAAGAACATAGTGATGAG TTTCCAGTGGCAGATATcacaaatatcaaagaaaagatCCAAAACGTGGCATCAAAAAATGTGGAAGAAGTCAAGAAGTTCTTCACAAAGTACGACTACAAACAAAGTGGAAAAGTACCATTTGAACTTTTCAG gaGTTTACTCATCAAGGTTGCAGGAGCTGAATTAACAGACCATGAAATCTTGACAGTGGCACGGCATTATCGTCTTGAGGAACGTGCAGAAACATCACTAGATGCAATATTGTCTCAGGCACATGATTTTATGAGGAAGTACAACTTTGACAACTTCAGGAAAATAGAAACTTTGTGTTTTCACCGTGACATTGACAGAAAGGGTTGGTTACATCCTGAACAAATCAAGAGTGTGTGTCATTCTTTGAAAATGCCCGTACCAGATGAAATCCTAGCTGACATATGGTCAAA GATGGAAAATGATGACTTTGGACGAATTAATTACTACGACTTTATTAAGTTTATAAATTGGAGAGAGAACCCAGTGCAAGGAAGGGCATCCAGTGAAGATCTAAACCAAGTACAGCAACAGCAAAGGGCATCTAGTTCTGTCAACTACAAGGCTCTAATGGCTGATTTGTATGGACAgtaa